The following coding sequences are from one Nonlabens arenilitoris window:
- a CDS encoding THUMP-like domain-containing protein, translated as MNFKLLQPAVRDYLIEHLHFNAATFLLKSHPFENISTQELTQQLIGLQKARLKFEPLFINPNIIFPPKINLEQTSSWSTATYKANLYNGENMIDLTGGFGIDISAFAKAYTNTTHIELNKDLQKLAAQLFTAQELTTKSYTGDGLQYLTENASIYDLIYIDPSRKTDTKSKAIQLEDYEPNVIENLDLLLSKGKKVMIKTSPMLDITAGLKQLKNVCEIHIVAVKNDVKELLWILDKNANEVIIHCVNLESQQPDLVLNHGDTASIELSEPLDYLYEPNAAVMKSQAFSHLCEKYGISKIDQDAHLFTGKKSIDFPGRTFIIEEVKAYKPKDIKRSYGKSHRAVVTRNFRESVHQLRTKYQLKEHETDYLFFTSSMGKPIVIQAKKL; from the coding sequence ATGAATTTTAAGTTGTTACAGCCTGCGGTGCGCGATTATTTAATAGAGCATCTCCATTTTAATGCTGCCACATTTTTATTAAAATCGCATCCGTTTGAAAATATAAGCACGCAAGAGCTTACACAACAACTTATAGGACTTCAAAAAGCGCGTTTAAAGTTTGAACCGCTTTTTATTAATCCTAACATTATTTTTCCACCTAAAATTAATCTTGAGCAAACTAGCTCTTGGTCTACCGCTACTTATAAGGCAAACCTTTATAATGGTGAGAACATGATTGATCTCACTGGCGGCTTTGGTATTGATATATCCGCTTTCGCGAAAGCATATACCAACACCACACATATAGAACTTAATAAAGACTTACAAAAACTTGCTGCACAGTTATTTACTGCACAAGAATTGACCACCAAAAGTTATACTGGTGATGGGTTACAATATCTTACTGAAAATGCATCTATATATGATTTAATCTATATAGATCCTAGTCGCAAAACCGATACAAAAAGCAAAGCGATACAGTTAGAAGATTATGAGCCTAATGTTATTGAAAATCTAGACCTACTACTTTCTAAAGGAAAGAAAGTGATGATTAAAACATCACCCATGCTAGATATAACAGCTGGATTAAAGCAACTTAAAAACGTTTGTGAAATACATATCGTCGCTGTAAAGAATGATGTAAAAGAACTTTTATGGATTCTAGATAAAAACGCAAATGAGGTCATTATCCATTGCGTGAACTTAGAAAGCCAACAACCTGATCTAGTATTAAATCATGGCGATACCGCTAGTATTGAACTCAGTGAACCACTGGATTATCTTTATGAACCTAATGCCGCGGTAATGAAATCACAAGCCTTTAGTCACCTATGTGAAAAATATGGTATTTCAAAAATTGATCAAGACGCACATCTTTTTACTGGTAAAAAAAGCATCGATTTCCCTGGCAGAACCTTTATCATAGAAGAGGTAAAAGCATATAAACCAAAAGATATAAAGCGTTCTTATGGTAAAAGTCATCGAGCTGTTGTGACTAGAAACTTTCGCGAAAGCGTGCATCAACTACGCACAAAATACCAACTCAAAGAACACGAGACTGATTATCTTTTCTTTACCAGTTCCATGGGAAAACCTATTGTAATACAAGCAAAGAAATTATAA
- a CDS encoding SIR2 family NAD-dependent protein deacylase translates to MKNLVVLTGAGVSAESGISTFRDAGGLWEGHDVMEVASPQGFAANPELVLNFYNLRRAQLKEVEPNLAHHCIAGMERNFNVHVITQNVDDLHERAGSSNILHLHGELRKVRSSKNYHDQLHWEDDLHLGDLCDAGSQLRPHIVWFGEEVPAMEQAIQITAKADVLLIVGTSLQVYPAAGLKDYVPDHCPIYFVDPHPSLESNGRLKVFAENASTGVQKVADLLNMEL, encoded by the coding sequence ATGAAAAACTTAGTTGTATTAACAGGCGCTGGAGTAAGTGCAGAAAGTGGTATTTCCACCTTTAGAGATGCCGGTGGATTATGGGAAGGACATGATGTAATGGAAGTCGCATCGCCACAAGGATTTGCCGCAAATCCTGAGCTTGTTTTAAATTTTTATAACCTGCGTAGAGCACAATTGAAAGAGGTCGAACCCAATCTTGCACACCATTGTATTGCCGGAATGGAACGTAATTTTAATGTGCACGTGATTACACAAAACGTAGATGATTTGCATGAGCGTGCAGGATCTAGTAACATACTTCACTTGCATGGAGAGTTACGCAAAGTGCGCAGTAGCAAGAATTACCATGACCAGCTACACTGGGAAGATGATTTACATTTAGGCGATCTTTGCGATGCTGGATCACAGTTGCGGCCACATATTGTTTGGTTTGGTGAGGAAGTTCCTGCGATGGAACAAGCAATACAAATTACCGCAAAAGCAGACGTGTTACTCATTGTCGGTACATCATTACAAGTATATCCAGCTGCTGGATTAAAAGATTATGTTCCTGACCACTGCCCTATTTATTTTGTAGATCCACATCCTTCTTTAGAAAGTAATGGTAGACTTAAAGTATTTGCTGAAAATGCGAGTACTGGTGTTCAAAAAGTGGCTGATTTGTTGAATATGGAGTTGTAA
- a CDS encoding adenylosuccinate lyase has product MTSSLLKTELQNLKAYKVERVRLGIAAVESNLLSELIDLCKPESGVSHQACWSLEQSFLLHEESCYPYFKEIGALYEMSINSSGMRALCKVSSILSKKYYSKKESIVKSLLTQTIREQMVEGCFQVLITTDKTANMAYAVYSLFEFGKEFEWIYPELKPILQQKLDENYGNGFKSSARHIIAKLDS; this is encoded by the coding sequence ATGACATCATCACTACTCAAAACAGAACTTCAAAACCTCAAAGCCTATAAAGTCGAGCGTGTGAGATTAGGTATCGCTGCAGTAGAAAGTAATTTACTATCAGAACTAATCGACTTATGTAAACCTGAAAGTGGTGTTTCTCATCAAGCCTGCTGGTCGCTAGAACAATCATTCTTACTTCACGAAGAATCGTGTTATCCTTACTTCAAAGAAATAGGAGCATTATATGAGATGTCCATCAACTCCTCAGGAATGCGAGCCCTTTGTAAAGTTTCAAGCATCCTTTCTAAAAAGTACTATAGTAAAAAAGAAAGCATTGTTAAATCTCTATTAACTCAAACCATACGTGAACAAATGGTAGAAGGCTGTTTTCAGGTATTAATCACTACAGACAAGACCGCAAATATGGCCTATGCTGTGTATTCTCTATTTGAATTCGGGAAAGAATTTGAATGGATTTATCCAGAACTTAAACCTATTTTACAACAAAAACTAGATGAGAACTACGGCAATGGTTTTAAGTCTAGCGCCAGGCACATCATTGCAAAATTAGATTCCTAA
- the purB gene encoding adenylosuccinate lyase — protein MPTALQAISPIDGRYRSKVDTLAPFFSESALIRYRVLVEIEYFIALSESGIKQLQPFPEDTQEQLRNLYRNFTDEDAQAIKDIEKVTNHDVKAVEYFIKEQFDQLGLQAHKEFIHFGLTSQDINNTAIPLSIKDAVEEIYRPEIEALKETLEKLSADWANIPMLARTHGQPASPTRLGKEFYVFAVRLDEQLNMLDQVQHAAKFGGATGNYNAHHVAFPEVDWRKFGEDFVESRLGLTHSFPTTQIEHYDHMASLFDTLKRINTILIDLDRDIWTYISMDYFKQKIKKGEVGSSAMPHKVNPIDFENSEGNLGLANAIFEHLAAKLPISRLQRDLTDSTVLRNVGVPFAHTIIAIKATMKGLGKLLLNEAKIAQDLENNWAVVAEAIQTILRREAYPNPYEALKELTRTNEKITGDSIARFIDGLDVSDAIKTEMKAITPATFTGI, from the coding sequence ATGCCTACTGCTTTACAAGCTATTTCTCCTATAGACGGACGTTACCGTTCAAAAGTCGACACACTTGCTCCTTTCTTTTCAGAATCTGCTTTGATACGTTATCGTGTCCTGGTAGAGATTGAATATTTTATCGCTTTAAGCGAAAGCGGAATCAAACAACTCCAACCATTTCCTGAAGATACTCAAGAGCAGTTAAGAAACTTGTACCGCAACTTTACAGATGAAGATGCCCAAGCCATTAAAGACATCGAGAAAGTCACCAACCATGATGTAAAAGCTGTAGAGTATTTTATCAAAGAACAGTTTGATCAACTAGGTTTACAAGCTCATAAAGAATTCATCCATTTTGGATTGACTTCTCAAGATATTAATAATACAGCCATACCACTTTCTATAAAAGATGCTGTAGAAGAAATCTATCGCCCAGAAATAGAAGCGTTAAAAGAAACCTTAGAGAAACTATCCGCAGATTGGGCAAATATCCCTATGCTAGCTCGCACACATGGTCAGCCAGCTTCTCCTACTCGATTAGGAAAGGAGTTCTATGTATTTGCAGTACGACTAGATGAGCAATTAAACATGCTTGATCAAGTACAACATGCAGCAAAATTTGGCGGTGCGACAGGAAACTACAATGCACATCATGTTGCTTTTCCAGAAGTAGATTGGAGAAAATTTGGTGAAGATTTTGTAGAAAGTAGATTAGGTTTAACGCACAGTTTTCCAACTACTCAAATAGAGCACTATGACCATATGGCTTCTCTATTTGATACCCTTAAACGTATCAACACCATCTTAATAGATCTAGACAGAGATATATGGACTTATATATCCATGGACTACTTCAAGCAAAAAATTAAGAAAGGTGAAGTCGGTTCTAGCGCTATGCCTCATAAAGTAAACCCTATCGACTTTGAAAATAGTGAAGGAAACCTAGGTCTCGCAAATGCTATTTTTGAGCATCTTGCTGCAAAGTTACCTATCTCTAGATTGCAACGTGACCTAACAGATTCAACTGTATTACGTAATGTAGGTGTACCTTTTGCACATACCATTATTGCCATTAAGGCTACAATGAAAGGTTTAGGGAAATTACTTCTTAATGAAGCTAAGATTGCTCAAGATTTAGAAAACAATTGGGCCGTTGTTGCTGAAGCTATACAAACTATATTGAGACGCGAGGCATATCCAAATCCTTATGAAGCCTTAAAAGAATTAACACGTACTAATGAAAAAATTACAGGCGATAGTATCGCTAGATTTATTGATGGATTAGACGTGAGCGATGCTATTAAAACCGAAATGAAAGCTATAACACCAGCTACGTTTACTGGTATATAA
- a CDS encoding YqaE/Pmp3 family membrane protein codes for MSTLTIILNVLAPPVSVFMKRGVHNDFAISLLLTLFFFIPGILHAFYITTQKNRVL; via the coding sequence ATGAGTACTTTAACCATCATTTTAAACGTTTTAGCGCCACCTGTCAGTGTTTTCATGAAAAGAGGCGTTCATAACGATTTTGCGATTAGTCTATTATTGACTTTATTCTTTTTTATTCCTGGTATTTTACATGCATTTTACATAACTACTCAAAAAAATAGAGTGTTATAA
- a CDS encoding YqaE/Pmp3 family membrane protein translates to MSILTIILNIFIPPVGVAMNKGIGKDFLINLILTLIFFVPGVIHAFYVTAK, encoded by the coding sequence ATGAGTATTTTAACAATCATATTAAACATATTTATTCCACCAGTAGGTGTTGCGATGAATAAAGGGATAGGTAAAGACTTTTTAATCAATTTAATTTTAACCTTAATATTCTTTGTTCCAGGAGTGATACACGCCTTTTATGTAACTGCAAAATAA
- the mazG gene encoding nucleoside triphosphate pyrophosphohydrolase — translation MNNRKEQLAALDRLLTIMDELREGCPWDRKQTLQSLRHLTIEETYELGDAILDNDRAEIPKELGDLLLHIVFYSKIGSETDEWDIGTVANGICDKLISRHPHIYADVEVADEQEVKKNWEALKLKEGKKSVLEGVPKSLPALVKSSRIQDKVAGVGFDWEKPEQVKEKLEEELAELQVEVDKGDHDKIEAEFGDVLFSLVNYGKHLGVNPEDALERTNKKFIKRFQYLESKAKAIGKELSDMTLAEMDVYWNEAKSL, via the coding sequence ATGAATAATAGAAAAGAACAACTAGCAGCACTCGATAGATTATTAACTATAATGGACGAATTGCGTGAAGGTTGTCCATGGGATCGCAAGCAAACTCTACAATCATTACGTCATTTAACTATTGAAGAAACCTATGAGTTAGGTGATGCAATTTTAGATAATGATAGAGCAGAGATTCCTAAAGAATTAGGTGATTTACTATTGCATATTGTTTTTTACTCAAAAATAGGATCAGAGACTGATGAATGGGACATAGGCACCGTTGCAAATGGTATTTGTGATAAATTGATTTCTAGACATCCACACATCTATGCAGATGTTGAGGTGGCAGATGAACAAGAGGTAAAGAAAAATTGGGAAGCTTTAAAACTTAAAGAAGGTAAAAAGAGTGTTCTAGAAGGTGTGCCCAAATCCTTACCAGCATTGGTTAAGAGCTCTCGTATCCAGGACAAAGTTGCCGGAGTAGGTTTTGACTGGGAAAAACCTGAACAAGTAAAGGAAAAGCTAGAAGAAGAGCTGGCAGAATTGCAGGTAGAGGTTGATAAAGGAGATCATGATAAGATTGAAGCAGAATTTGGAGATGTACTATTTTCACTTGTGAATTATGGGAAACACTTAGGAGTAAATCCTGAAGATGCCCTAGAAAGGACTAATAAAAAATTTATCAAGCGATTCCAATATCTAGAATCTAAAGCTAAAGCAATAGGAAAGGAACTGAGTGATATGACACTGGCAGAGATGGATGTGTACTGGAATGAAGCTAAAAGTCTATAA
- a CDS encoding thioredoxin family protein codes for MRQILLSFFALVITIPAFAQNWVTDESMEETVMQEDDQLKVLYFTASWCGPCRYMKPIMQNIDEDETVDTTVYFMDTDSNVADDILKVNSIPAYFFIKNGHVLGRTGSAVKREDMVAMIERHDAMTIKGNLLAYRGKPSKYELIAGANPKLTVENLETIWYDAHQLNALSWKIYQKLTDPQDIACALILIQRSIELEEFTSNLETYAHLLAKNGENRKALKMAKKAKRKAEKNNEFTGIIEELITKLEA; via the coding sequence ATGCGACAGATACTTTTAAGCTTTTTTGCACTTGTTATAACCATTCCCGCTTTTGCCCAAAATTGGGTCACTGATGAAAGTATGGAAGAAACGGTCATGCAAGAAGACGACCAACTTAAGGTATTATACTTTACCGCATCCTGGTGTGGTCCATGTCGTTATATGAAACCTATTATGCAAAATATCGACGAGGATGAAACCGTGGATACCACGGTATACTTTATGGATACTGACAGCAATGTTGCAGACGATATTTTAAAGGTCAACTCTATTCCTGCCTACTTTTTTATTAAAAATGGTCATGTTTTAGGTCGAACTGGTAGCGCTGTAAAGCGTGAAGACATGGTTGCTATGATTGAAAGACATGATGCTATGACTATTAAAGGTAATTTACTGGCTTACCGAGGCAAACCTTCAAAATATGAATTAATTGCAGGAGCAAATCCAAAATTAACGGTAGAAAATCTAGAAACCATATGGTATGATGCGCACCAACTCAATGCGCTATCTTGGAAAATTTATCAAAAACTTACTGATCCACAAGATATAGCCTGCGCTCTAATTTTAATACAGCGCTCTATAGAGCTTGAAGAGTTTACCTCTAATCTAGAGACCTATGCGCACTTACTCGCTAAAAATGGTGAAAATAGAAAAGCTCTTAAAATGGCTAAAAAAGCAAAAAGAAAAGCCGAAAAGAATAATGAGTTTACTGGAATTATTGAGGAGTTGATTACAAAATTAGAAGCTTAA
- a CDS encoding magnesium chelatase, which produces MNIKQTNTLGQLIKAGWKSKSIKDELRDNLIANIKTGVDSFTGIHGYENTVIPELERAILSRHNINLLGLRGQAKTRLARLMTGLLDEYIPYVTDSEIHDDPLAPLSRTAIELIEKHGDKTPISWLHRDDRFYEKLATPDVTVADLIGDIDPIKAANLKLSYADDRVIHYGMIPRANRCIFVINELPDLQARIQVALFNILQEGDIQIRGFKLRLELDMQFLFTANPEDYTNRGSIVTPLKDRIGSQILTHYPETIEIAKTITQQEARKDERTENTVIVPELAKDLLEQISFCARDSEYVDEKSGVSARMSITAYENLLSTAERRALMNGDETTTLRFSDFTGVIPSITGKIELVYEGEQEGAAFVANELIGDATKKLFPEYFPEIKKLQKPDEETPYDKLLEWFFNNDGLELLDELNDADYKALLDQVTPLTDLVEKYQPEFPMEDRYFLKEFILWSLVEFDKLSKKRFTEGYQFNDLYSSFIKGI; this is translated from the coding sequence ATGAACATAAAACAAACAAACACCTTAGGCCAACTTATTAAAGCAGGATGGAAATCCAAGTCTATTAAGGACGAGCTAAGAGATAATTTAATTGCAAATATTAAAACTGGAGTAGATTCTTTTACGGGAATTCATGGGTATGAAAACACAGTGATTCCAGAACTGGAAAGAGCTATTCTCTCCAGGCATAATATCAACTTGTTAGGATTGCGTGGTCAGGCAAAAACTCGACTCGCACGATTGATGACTGGTTTACTGGACGAGTATATTCCTTATGTGACAGATAGTGAGATTCATGATGATCCGCTAGCACCATTATCCAGGACTGCCATTGAGTTGATAGAAAAACATGGTGACAAAACACCCATCTCGTGGTTGCATAGAGATGATCGTTTCTATGAAAAACTCGCCACACCAGACGTTACCGTAGCAGATTTAATAGGAGATATAGACCCGATCAAAGCGGCCAACTTAAAACTAAGTTATGCAGATGATCGAGTGATTCACTACGGAATGATTCCGCGTGCTAACCGCTGTATTTTTGTCATCAATGAATTACCAGATTTACAAGCACGTATTCAGGTAGCATTATTCAATATTCTGCAAGAAGGCGATATTCAAATACGTGGTTTTAAGTTGCGATTAGAACTCGATATGCAATTTCTATTCACGGCAAATCCTGAGGATTATACCAATCGTGGAAGTATAGTGACTCCACTTAAAGATCGTATAGGTTCACAAATTTTAACGCACTATCCAGAAACTATAGAAATCGCCAAAACGATTACACAACAAGAAGCTCGTAAGGATGAACGTACTGAAAACACCGTAATTGTTCCAGAACTAGCAAAAGACTTGTTAGAACAAATTAGTTTTTGTGCACGTGATAGTGAATATGTAGATGAAAAGAGTGGTGTAAGTGCACGTATGAGCATCACTGCTTATGAAAACTTATTGAGTACTGCAGAGCGTCGTGCTTTAATGAATGGAGACGAGACGACCACATTACGCTTCTCAGACTTCACAGGTGTCATTCCTTCTATTACCGGTAAAATAGAGTTGGTCTATGAAGGCGAGCAAGAAGGTGCTGCCTTTGTTGCAAATGAATTGATAGGAGATGCGACAAAGAAGTTGTTCCCAGAATATTTTCCTGAAATTAAGAAACTTCAAAAACCGGATGAAGAAACGCCTTATGACAAGCTACTAGAATGGTTCTTTAATAATGATGGCTTAGAATTACTTGATGAACTCAATGATGCAGATTATAAAGCATTATTAGATCAGGTAACGCCATTAACAGACCTAGTGGAAAAATACCAGCCAGAATTCCCTATGGAAGATCGTTATTTCTTGAAAGAATTTATTTTATGGTCTTTAGTAGAGTTTGATAAATTGAGTAAAAAACGATTTACTGAAGGATATCAATTTAATGATTTATATAGTAGTTTTATCAAAGGGATTTAA
- a CDS encoding vWA domain-containing protein, whose translation MMQERAGYKFELFNPKDVDPFDKLFGIFKELITHTSGDFDEAIDWLRELDKEYQLTTPDYTIEDFINDLLERGFIKQEIDPNAGGDGSGDDENPAGFTITAKTEQLLRKHALEQIFGNMRKGNSGNHKTGKLGQGDEHSGDYRAYRFGDGLDRISMTESLRNAHINHGMGNFNLTEDDLVVEDTQFKAQMSTVLMIDISHSMILYGEDRITPAKKVAMALAELITTRYPKDTLDIIVFGNDAWPIKIADLPYLKVGPYHTNTVAGLQLAMDILRRKRNTNKQIFMITDGKPSCLRLKDGRYYKNSNGLDEYIVEKCYTMAAQARRLHIPITTFMIANDPYLQRFVDEFTEANQGKAFFTGLQGLGEMIFTDYEANRKKRLK comes from the coding sequence ATGATGCAAGAAAGAGCAGGTTATAAATTTGAACTTTTTAACCCTAAAGATGTTGATCCATTTGATAAACTATTTGGGATTTTTAAAGAACTCATTACACACACTTCAGGTGATTTTGATGAGGCCATCGATTGGCTTCGTGAACTTGATAAAGAATATCAACTTACCACACCAGACTATACGATTGAAGATTTTATCAATGATTTACTAGAACGCGGTTTTATAAAGCAAGAAATAGATCCCAATGCAGGCGGTGATGGAAGTGGTGATGATGAAAACCCAGCTGGTTTTACGATTACTGCAAAGACAGAACAGCTATTACGTAAGCATGCCCTAGAACAAATCTTTGGCAACATGCGTAAAGGAAATAGCGGGAACCATAAAACAGGTAAACTTGGCCAAGGTGATGAACACAGTGGAGATTATAGAGCTTATCGTTTTGGTGATGGATTGGACCGAATTTCTATGACAGAGAGTTTGCGCAATGCGCATATCAATCATGGTATGGGAAACTTTAACCTGACTGAAGATGATCTGGTAGTAGAAGACACGCAGTTTAAAGCGCAAATGTCTACCGTGTTGATGATTGACATCTCACACTCCATGATTTTGTATGGAGAAGATCGTATAACACCTGCTAAAAAAGTAGCGATGGCACTGGCAGAGTTAATAACGACTCGTTATCCTAAAGACACTTTAGATATTATCGTTTTCGGTAACGATGCCTGGCCTATAAAAATTGCCGATTTGCCTTACCTCAAAGTAGGACCTTATCATACTAATACGGTCGCTGGTTTACAACTTGCCATGGATATACTGCGTCGCAAGCGTAATACCAATAAGCAAATCTTTATGATCACAGATGGGAAACCTAGTTGCTTGCGATTAAAAGATGGTCGATATTATAAAAACAGTAATGGACTCGATGAGTACATCGTTGAGAAATGTTATACCATGGCGGCACAAGCACGTAGATTACATATTCCTATAACCACATTTATGATAGCCAACGATCCATATCTACAACGATTTGTAGACGAATTCACCGAAGCTAATCAAGGAAAAGCCTTTTTTACCGGACTGCAAGGTCTAGGTGAAATGATTTTTACAGATTATGAGGCTAATAGGAAGAAACGGTTGAAGTGA
- a CDS encoding inorganic diphosphatase, translated as MRQHPWHDVSYGEDAPEKVMGIIEIPKNTRAKYELDKDSGMLILDRVIYSSMYYPTNYGFIPQTYCDDEDPLDILVLSQIEIVPMCLVEAKVIGVMQMLDGGEMDDKIIAVAANDMSVAHFNDVRELPEFWKKEMRNFFQDYKKLENKTVEVEEFQGRDKAMEIVKQSIEDYKKKFPNNQ; from the coding sequence ATGAGACAACATCCATGGCATGATGTAAGTTATGGCGAAGATGCGCCAGAAAAAGTAATGGGAATTATTGAAATCCCTAAGAATACAAGAGCAAAATATGAATTAGATAAAGATTCTGGTATGTTGATACTGGATAGAGTTATCTATTCTTCTATGTATTATCCAACCAACTATGGTTTCATCCCACAAACCTATTGTGATGATGAAGATCCACTAGATATTCTAGTACTTTCTCAAATAGAGATTGTACCTATGTGTCTGGTAGAGGCTAAAGTAATAGGTGTCATGCAAATGTTAGATGGTGGCGAGATGGACGATAAAATTATCGCTGTTGCTGCAAACGATATGTCTGTTGCTCACTTTAATGATGTACGTGAATTACCAGAATTCTGGAAAAAAGAAATGCGTAATTTCTTCCAAGATTATAAAAAATTAGAAAATAAAACTGTAGAGGTTGAAGAGTTTCAAGGTCGTGATAAGGCGATGGAAATCGTTAAACAATCTATTGAAGATTATAAAAAGAAGTTTCCTAACAATCAATAG
- a CDS encoding DUF868 domain-containing protein yields the protein MKKIGKILLKIVLGILGLLLVVFIVLKLVFNEDVPQGQKGTVADELGYAILESINHKEFTEVKEIHWTFRGVNKYVWKVQQNAVDVYWDDYKVAYATPYPQISFAWKGDQKLSGKELEDAIAYAATNFNNDSFWVVAPHKIFDIGTERELIEEDGKRKLLVRYKSGGTTPGDVYLWEVDENNIPIAFKMWVSIIPLDGIEAKWNDWKMTDGGFPLPTTRSLYGIEIPVTDVKVIR from the coding sequence TTGAAAAAAATCGGGAAAATTTTATTGAAAATCGTTCTAGGGATACTTGGGTTACTTTTAGTCGTTTTTATCGTTTTGAAATTAGTTTTTAATGAAGATGTGCCGCAAGGACAAAAAGGTACTGTTGCAGATGAGTTGGGATATGCTATACTTGAGTCTATAAACCATAAAGAATTTACAGAGGTAAAAGAAATTCATTGGACTTTCAGAGGTGTAAATAAGTATGTATGGAAAGTACAACAAAATGCAGTTGATGTTTACTGGGATGATTATAAAGTTGCATATGCCACTCCATATCCACAAATAAGTTTTGCGTGGAAAGGTGATCAAAAATTAAGCGGTAAAGAGCTTGAAGATGCCATTGCGTATGCTGCAACGAACTTTAATAATGATAGCTTTTGGGTGGTAGCGCCACATAAAATATTTGATATAGGGACAGAACGCGAGCTCATTGAAGAAGATGGTAAAAGAAAACTACTCGTCCGTTATAAATCTGGTGGAACAACTCCTGGAGACGTTTATTTATGGGAAGTTGATGAAAACAACATCCCTATTGCTTTTAAAATGTGGGTGAGTATTATTCCTTTAGATGGTATCGAGGCAAAATGGAACGACTGGAAAATGACTGATGGTGGATTTCCTTTACCAACTACACGTAGTCTATATGGTATAGAAATACCTGTTACTGATGTAAAAGTGATAAGGTAA
- a CDS encoding helix-turn-helix transcriptional regulator, translating into MKNTVHVQRAIHHMNQTELAQAIGVSRQTISSIEKNRYVPSTVLALKMSRLFKVPVEDIFILEESDE; encoded by the coding sequence ATGAAGAATACGGTTCACGTACAACGTGCGATTCATCATATGAATCAAACAGAATTAGCTCAAGCCATAGGTGTGTCTAGACAAACCATAAGTTCTATTGAAAAAAACAGATATGTTCCATCAACCGTACTTGCTCTTAAAATGTCAAGACTTTTTAAAGTACCCGTTGAAGATATTTTTATTCTTGAAGAAAGTGATGAGTGA
- a CDS encoding DoxX family protein — protein sequence MKHLYQTKNDQYSIAYLFLRVLLGAYLIYHAGSNLFDFDSYYMDSINYSSTLNFQNLLSMITPFLPFVELFIGVLILTGLYTSVCLRWSIALGILVTVFLHFNDDYHGALWHTYLIVAKVILISNLYYNRLSVDYYQLWQVYNESDLIESQDYIEYEAIE from the coding sequence ATGAAACATTTATACCAAACAAAAAACGATCAATATTCTATTGCTTATTTATTTTTAAGAGTTCTATTAGGTGCTTATTTAATCTATCATGCTGGTTCCAACCTATTTGATTTTGATAGTTATTATATGGATAGTATCAACTATTCTAGTACATTAAATTTTCAAAATTTGTTGTCAATGATTACTCCATTCTTACCATTTGTTGAACTATTTATAGGTGTACTTATTTTAACTGGTCTATATACGTCTGTTTGTTTACGTTGGTCCATTGCTTTAGGGATACTAGTAACGGTGTTTCTACACTTTAACGATGATTATCATGGAGCTTTGTGGCATACTTACTTGATTGTCGCTAAAGTTATTTTAATCAGTAATCTATATTACAATAGATTATCTGTAGACTATTATCAATTGTGGCAGGTATATAATGAGTCAGATTTAATAGAATCACAAGATTATATAGAATATGAGGCCATTGAATAA